The stretch of DNA GGGCAGTAGACAACGGGTTATTGGTTGCTCACCATGAAGATATTCCTACCAACTATTCCCTAACTGAGCGTGGTCGCGATTGGTCTTCGAACTCCTAGGAAATGCGTCGATGACAGTGCCCAGCACAGCCTTACTCTCTGACCATAAGGCCAGTTACGACCTAGTTGTTCGCACCGCGCGTACCTGGAAAATTTCGCGCGCCCTCGCGGAGCAGGTGATCGCTCGCGACATAGCTTGCATTTACTGCAGACTTGTCTTCTCAGTACCTTTTACAAGTAGGGCCACATGTCCTTCGTGGGAGCACATCGTGAATGATCTGGATTTGATCACTCTGGACAACGTCGCCTTATGTTGTGGCAGCTGCAATTCGAGCAAAAGGAATAAGTCGCTTCGGGAGTGGCTTCAGTCCGACTACTGCCTGAGATTGGGCATTACCGAACAATCGATTGCGGCGGTGGCGAAGTCTGCGCTGGCAAGTAACTTGTGCCCAGCACCGCTGAGCTTAGGATAACAAGATGCCGGCTCAAGCGGGCCACCGAGGAAAACTAGCGCCAGACCATCGCAGCGATAACAAAGGGAGATCATACGAGAGATGAGCAGATCAGAGGACACCATCACAACGGCAGAGTTGCGGCAAGCGACCGCCGGCGGCGACTCCTATATACGAACCAAGAACAATATAGTGGTTGGACTGGCCTTACGGCCAGATCTCAACCCCGCAGCCCCTAGTGTCGTGCTGGTCGGCAAAGGGCCGCGGATCGTGGAAACAGCGGCACTGTTCTACAAACAAAGACAGGCAGTGCCCACGTTCCTCAAGGAGGGCATTAACAAGTGGCGTTTCGTTGGCCGGTACCGTGCCGCCCGCTTGAGCAGGACGGCACGCGATATCGCAACGCACGGGGCAAGCCGCCCACTTGGTAGCGTAACTGCGGTGCTTTTCCTAGAGCAGGAGGCCGAGCCGGAAGTCACCGTGCAAGGGGGATGCTATGGCGATGCCGAAAGTCGCAAGCAGACCGAAGAGGCGGCGATCCGCTTCGTCCGGGCCGAGTTGCGCCGACGCGGCTTTACAGTAGTCGACCGGCAACGTGATAACTGCGGTTACGATCTGCTTGCCACCTCACTGCAAGGTCGCCTGCTTGTCGAGGTGAAGGGAACCACATCGATGGCGCCGCGGTTCGTCATTAGCCGCAACGAATACCGGTGCAGCCTGATCGAACCGGACTGGCGCTTGTTCGTTGTTACCAGTGCGCGTAACGCGCCCTGTCTGCATGAATATGACGCCGATGCGATGGCCGCAGCGTTCGCGCTCGATCCACTCGCTTGGGAGGCGACGCCGACGCCTTGAATATTGCTCGGGTTCGCCGTCGCGCGCGTCGGCACTGGCCGAAGTGATAGGGCCTCTCTATAGGGTTAACCGCAGCAACGTGCTAGTAGCGTTCGCGATTCGTAGCTCCTGACCATTATCCACCCAGACTCTGAACGCATTTGGCAATGGCTGAGTGCCTACGATTACGAAGATAATTCCAGAGAGTGCAGGCCTGGCCGCGATTGCATAATCGCGAGCGAGATGTCGGTCCTCTTCTGAAGGAGACGGGTGAGCCTCAGGATGCGTGTGCCAAATGCCGACACAGTGTAGGCCCAGCTTGAAGAACTCGACGCGCTCTGCGTAGGCAACCTTTGGGTCAAACTGGACCCGTCCTCTACTAGCGCGTCGCGGTTTCAACAGGGTCGCACGTTCGACAAGGACCGATGAGCTGGTGAGGTCGCGAGTGTAGAGCTGGCCAACGGCTTCGCAAGACGCAAATTTGGTCTGAGCGTTTGCGCACATCACTGAGGTCGCTGCTGGAGTAAACTCCAGACTCCACTGTGCGCCTTCAAGTTGAAACCTCATGGGTTCATACATCCTGGAGCACGTCCGTAAGCAGTCGTGTCAGCATTACCCCGCCGCGAGGACCACCTTGGCTAGGAACGATAGCTTTGGTCGTAATAGGAACGCCGAGCGAATCAAAGAATGCTTGAGAGCGAACTAAACTCCAGACCGTCGACTTGGCTAGACCGTTGTCTAAAACGTCCAGAATGCGCTCTGCCGAGAAGCCGGCTGCTTGCAGGATGTCTGCGCTTCCATAGGGATGAAAACCTTCGCTGCAGGCAGGCAGATTTATACGCATCTGCGCTGCAGAGTAATCTGCGACGTTGACCCGGGCAACTGCTGGGTCACTAGGTGGCCAAGGTTCACTCGTCTCTGTCGCAACGACATGAGTCGCCGCACAGTGAGGCTCGACCCAAGCATGAATGACAGGGATATCGCCGAGAAGGGCTGTACGCACATGAGCCAGAAAGATACGCACCGACGACTCAGCAGTCACGTCGATGACTAGGTCATATTTGTTTGGCGTGCAATTCTCTGCACACCAAGCGCGCGCGTCTCCAGGATACCCTCGCACCTCGACTCCAGGTATCTCTTTCTTGATGCGTGCTGCCATCGCTACAGCCTTACCCTTGAGGATAGACGATATCCCAAGCAGATGACGAGACACGTTTTCAGGCCCGAAAACCTGCGAGTCGACGATGTCGATTGTGCCAATCCCAGCGCGCGCCAGCACATCGATAACGGAGCTGCCAAGAGAGCCCGTGCCGAGCACAAGAACTCGCTTTCCCTGACGTTTGTTGAACGTTGACGTGGAATAGTCCCGTGTCAGCGACCAGGTCGGGTCGACCCGCATAAGTTTGATAGGAGCTGCGTGCGGGAGGGTCACCAACGAGACTACGGACGGCGCAATCTGATAGCCGTACAGCTCGTTGCCATGGCATAGCACGACAAGCAGCGGCCTAGTCCCGACCGCAATTTTTTCGCCCTTCGAACGTTTTGGGGTGTCTTCTGAGTCAGCTACCCATCCTTTGTCGGACAGCCACTCTGCAATCGAATGCTGTGATGCTGTGACGGCGCGTACTAGCTGTTCCAAGGCGAGAAAGCTCTGCGGCCAAGTGAGCGGGCTCCAGCGAAATTCCTCTGGAACCCGAACAAACACCGCGCTACCTTTGACGAGGGTTCCAGAGCTGAAGCCATGTTGGTTCGCTAGTTCGACGGGGTCTGCAGAGCCCAGCGTCACAACCTGAGTTTGAATACGCCGGTCACGACTACCTTTTGGAATAAATGCGGCGATTTCGCCTTCGGCCCAGCCGTCGACCTCGGCCATACTCACCAACGTTGTACGCGGACGAGGTCGTCCTCGCGGCGACTTTTGTCTTTGGTCGCAGAACCGATTCCAGTACGACAGGCGTTCAGAATGCAGCTCCTTTTCTCGCCACTCTACGTTCGACGAGCGCTGAAGAAGTTCGGTCTTGAACCGGCTGATTGCCCGGATAACGGCTGCTACCGGCTGCTCAAAGTCTACTGGCTGGCATTCCTCATCGAGACAAACTCGCCCGTCCTCTTCAACATGCGGTAACTGCAAGCATAGCTCGGCCGCTACGTAAAGTTCACAAGGCACCGCCGGGAAGAGTGCGCCTATACGCAGGCGAGCACGTTCGACAGGGTAACCCTGCTCGTGCAGCTCCAGCTCCCACTCAAGCGTCTTCGAAGTGCTACTACGCTTGAGCTTTGTCGCGAACGAGCTTGCGGGACCGTCGAGCCATGACTCGACGGCGTGCACCGCATCAGGAAAACGAAAGACCGACATTCAGATTTAGCCCAGCGTATCCGACGAACCAGGTTTGATAGGTGCCGACGGGTTCAGCGGTCCGGCACTGGCAAGCAGTCCGTCCAGGACGTTAGCCCTAGGCCAGCTGGCCTTCCATGCTTCGACGCCCACATTGCCAAAGACTTCGCGAATGTCCGCTTCAGGCGCGGTTTTGGCACCGTTGTGAAGCAGTTTATCGAGGTCGCCTTCAAGTCGGGCGTGCCAGCGCTTGAACTCGGCAGCTCGAGCACCTTCATCGCTATTCCAGCGGTCTGCGAAATTCTCGAACGGGAGCTTCGGGTTAGGTATCAGGTACTTGACACCGTTGTGCCCAATATATTTAGGCATCATCTCGACAAGCTTGAGCACGACTTCAAGCGGCGAACGGAAGCCCGCTCGCTGCGTGCGGATGAGTTCTTCGTACGCGCGTGTCACTAAGGTGACGATGATGATTGAGATGGGTTGGGCTACTTTGCGCTTTTCGTCGGCGAACCAGTACATGTTGTCTCGGTGGAGCTTCATCAGCTGGACTGTCCGGCGCAGGATGTCGTCGAGGCCCACAGGTTCGTCCGGCAGAGGTTCGACGTTCGAGCGTGCTACTACGCCTTCGCTTTTTTGAAGTGGTGTCGCGAAGATAAACCGCTCATCTGCATGGTTGCAGAACCACTCAGCGAATTCGCCCGGGTTCGTAGGCGCCCAGTAGGTTTCAGGGTCACGCACGCGCAAGGTGCCGCCGGCGTAGCTGGTGCCTCGAACTGCAGGAGTTACGTCGAAGTAGAAGGGTTTTCCTGGATAGCCCAGACGCCAGCAGCGGCGCTTTTCTTCACGCTTACCCGTAACCTCTTCATTACCATCCAGTGCTTCGCCAAACTTATGAAACATCGTTTCTGGTGGCAGTGCGTCGTATCCTGGGCCAGCCAGCTCGACGAAGATGTCGATATCAAAGTTGACTGGGTGCCGCGGACTGATGGTGGTCTGCGTACGCATGGAACCTTGCGGCGAGACGATAACGTCATGGCGCGGCAAGCTCAGTTTTTCAGCGATGGAATCACCGAGAATTTCGTACTCTCGTTCAGCGACTGCCTTATCTGCTGCATTGAGTTCAAGTCGGCGCAATAGCGAGCTGATGAGTTGCTCCCACTGCTGCTCTTCTTGGCGCGCGATGAGCGAATCGACGATTCTCTTCGACAAAGTTTGAGATGTTGTCATGATAGCTTTCAGGTTTGCAGGGACACCGACAGGTTCTGGCCTACCGTGCGTACTTCTTGGGACGAAATTTCGATAGTTGGAGCAAAGGGACCGTTACCCGGCAGGGACTCATAGCAAACGAAGGTCGCGTGATGACGAGCCTGCATCTTCTGGCCAACCAGCAGTACTGCAGCAGCCGGCGCGCCAACATACAGGTGTACCTTTTTGACGTTCCATACGTTTTGCAGACGCCTCAAGGCCTCGTCTACCGCAGTGCCGAACAGCGTCAAATCGGAAGGGTGGCGGATGGTCGAGTGGCCGAAGTTCTCGACCGAGATTTCGATAGTAGGCAAGGTCAGGTTGCCCTTGTCTGCCGAGACCGTTGAGAGCCTGAATGCTGCGACAGGGAAGGTCAACGATACGATGAGGTTCGCCTCGTCTTCGGTACCAGTGTGGTCCCTCAACGTTTTGGCCTCATACTTTTCCGGGGTCGGCACTACGGCATCAGTGGGCCACGCCCAGCGCGTACCCCAAGTTTCGCCAATCTTGTTTCGATGAGGCTGGAATACGTGGGTGCCTGCCATGTCACCGAGGAGCCGGCCAGCGAGAAGCAGTACGGACGTGCCATGAAACGGGAACACAGCCAGGCGAGGGCGCGGGCCTCCGCCGGTACGTACCCCGTTAAGCCTAGCCTGCAGATTGGACAAGTCGAATTTCAAAATAGAGAACACCGCACTCCAGTAGCTCGGCTCATGCGGTGCGTGATGCTGCCCACCGAAGGCAAAATATGATTCAGGGTTCTTGCTTGAGCGACGCAGACCACTGGCCCATAAGGCTTCGTCCATGTCGCGGTCGCTGATGTGCGGAACTTGTCCAGTTACGTTGCCCAAGAAGTAGACGATGTCGGCTTCCGGGTAGCGAAGCGTTCCCAGCAGGCGCTTGACCTCGCGGATGGAGTCTGTGCGCATCTTGCGCAAATCCTCAGTTTTGTACGCGTCGGGGTCGACCTTGTCGATGAGCCGGTGGCATTCGTCGCACAGGAGAAGGAAATTTGATGGCTCATCAACAAGCAGGGGAGACTGCACAGGGTCGCCACGAGGTCCGTCAGCCGAAGCAGCAACGATGTGTGCAAAGTAGCTAAATACACCTTTGCCTCCAGTTGCGGCATGCTCGCCAAGGTCTTTTCCGCAACCAGGGAACTGGCAATGGTAGGCTGCAAGGTACGCGACTTCTTTCTTGACCTCCGGGGACACGTGGCCCAGCCGGCCAGTAATTTGGTCTGCAGTCTTCGCCCAGCTAGTAATAAGTCCTTTTTTTACGAGAACAGGTGCCAAGGTCGACCGGTCGACCGATTGCGGCTCAGCCAGGGTCGTGACATCCCAGAAGACATGTTTCGTGCTCATATTGGCACTTACGGCCGCGATACACTCGTCACCAAATTCGCCGCTGGCTACTACGCTCCAAGCAGGCGCAGAAGCTGACCTCTCAAACATGGCAACTCTGAACTTGTTCGCAACGAACAACGCGTCTGCCCCTTTGGCAAGCGTCTTGCGAAAGCCTGCTGCCAGCTCATCATCAGGTAATGATGGAACTGAAACAGTTGTCGGAACCCCAGCGGCAGATGGCACCGACGCCACCAAAGGAGATTGCAAAGTTTCCATGCTTGTGCCTGATGTCCTATTGCTAAATAATCAGCGTCTTTACGTTGCCTTGTAGGACAATATCCTACAGCAATACGGGTTTCCGGGCAGCTATAGAAATCAGGAAATTTTTCCGGTTTGCATGAAAG from Massilia sp. WG5 encodes:
- a CDS encoding ThiF family adenylyltransferase, producing MSVFRFPDAVHAVESWLDGPASSFATKLKRSSTSKTLEWELELHEQGYPVERARLRIGALFPAVPCELYVAAELCLQLPHVEEDGRVCLDEECQPVDFEQPVAAVIRAISRFKTELLQRSSNVEWREKELHSERLSYWNRFCDQRQKSPRGRPRPRTTLVSMAEVDGWAEGEIAAFIPKGSRDRRIQTQVVTLGSADPVELANQHGFSSGTLVKGSAVFVRVPEEFRWSPLTWPQSFLALEQLVRAVTASQHSIAEWLSDKGWVADSEDTPKRSKGEKIAVGTRPLLVVLCHGNELYGYQIAPSVVSLVTLPHAAPIKLMRVDPTWSLTRDYSTSTFNKRQGKRVLVLGTGSLGSSVIDVLARAGIGTIDIVDSQVFGPENVSRHLLGISSILKGKAVAMAARIKKEIPGVEVRGYPGDARAWCAENCTPNKYDLVIDVTAESSVRIFLAHVRTALLGDIPVIHAWVEPHCAATHVVATETSEPWPPSDPAVARVNVADYSAAQMRINLPACSEGFHPYGSADILQAAGFSAERILDVLDNGLAKSTVWSLVRSQAFFDSLGVPITTKAIVPSQGGPRGGVMLTRLLTDVLQDV
- a CDS encoding Mov34/MPN/PAD-1 family protein; this encodes MYEPMRFQLEGAQWSLEFTPAATSVMCANAQTKFASCEAVGQLYTRDLTSSSVLVERATLLKPRRASRGRVQFDPKVAYAERVEFFKLGLHCVGIWHTHPEAHPSPSEEDRHLARDYAIAARPALSGIIFVIVGTQPLPNAFRVWVDNGQELRIANATSTLLRLTL
- a CDS encoding nucleotidyltransferase, encoding MTTSQTLSKRIVDSLIARQEEQQWEQLISSLLRRLELNAADKAVAEREYEILGDSIAEKLSLPRHDVIVSPQGSMRTQTTISPRHPVNFDIDIFVELAGPGYDALPPETMFHKFGEALDGNEEVTGKREEKRRCWRLGYPGKPFYFDVTPAVRGTSYAGGTLRVRDPETYWAPTNPGEFAEWFCNHADERFIFATPLQKSEGVVARSNVEPLPDEPVGLDDILRRTVQLMKLHRDNMYWFADEKRKVAQPISIIIVTLVTRAYEELIRTQRAGFRSPLEVVLKLVEMMPKYIGHNGVKYLIPNPKLPFENFADRWNSDEGARAAEFKRWHARLEGDLDKLLHNGAKTAPEADIREVFGNVGVEAWKASWPRANVLDGLLASAGPLNPSAPIKPGSSDTLG
- a CDS encoding SAVED domain-containing protein, coding for METLQSPLVASVPSAAGVPTTVSVPSLPDDELAAGFRKTLAKGADALFVANKFRVAMFERSASAPAWSVVASGEFGDECIAAVSANMSTKHVFWDVTTLAEPQSVDRSTLAPVLVKKGLITSWAKTADQITGRLGHVSPEVKKEVAYLAAYHCQFPGCGKDLGEHAATGGKGVFSYFAHIVAASADGPRGDPVQSPLLVDEPSNFLLLCDECHRLIDKVDPDAYKTEDLRKMRTDSIREVKRLLGTLRYPEADIVYFLGNVTGQVPHISDRDMDEALWASGLRRSSKNPESYFAFGGQHHAPHEPSYWSAVFSILKFDLSNLQARLNGVRTGGGPRPRLAVFPFHGTSVLLLAGRLLGDMAGTHVFQPHRNKIGETWGTRWAWPTDAVVPTPEKYEAKTLRDHTGTEDEANLIVSLTFPVAAFRLSTVSADKGNLTLPTIEISVENFGHSTIRHPSDLTLFGTAVDEALRRLQNVWNVKKVHLYVGAPAAAVLLVGQKMQARHHATFVCYESLPGNGPFAPTIEISSQEVRTVGQNLSVSLQT
- a CDS encoding DUF3883 domain-containing protein; protein product: MSRSEDTITTAELRQATAGGDSYIRTKNNIVVGLALRPDLNPAAPSVVLVGKGPRIVETAALFYKQRQAVPTFLKEGINKWRFVGRYRAARLSRTARDIATHGASRPLGSVTAVLFLEQEAEPEVTVQGGCYGDAESRKQTEEAAIRFVRAELRRRGFTVVDRQRDNCGYDLLATSLQGRLLVEVKGTTSMAPRFVISRNEYRCSLIEPDWRLFVVTSARNAPCLHEYDADAMAAAFALDPLAWEATPTP